The following coding sequences are from one Salvia hispanica cultivar TCC Black 2014 chromosome 3, UniMelb_Shisp_WGS_1.0, whole genome shotgun sequence window:
- the LOC125211901 gene encoding uncharacterized protein LOC125211901 isoform X1: MVCIACLLPLFLVPIVNLLPVIFDLIMAKVYGLFGWEYRKPARPPAACPIRPSAAKTAANGSVSGKEDLAAATADSSPKPIGVDDCKQD; this comes from the exons ATG GTTTGCATTGCGTGTTTATTGCCGTTGTTTCTCGTCCCAATCGTCAATTTATTGCCGGTCATCTTCGATTTGATCATG GCGAAGGTTTACGGATTGTTTGGGTGGGAGTATCGGAAGCCGGCGAGACCTCCGGCGGCTTGCCCTATTAGACCCTCCGCCGCCAAAACTGCCGCCAACGGCTCA GTTTCAGGGAAGGAGGACCTTGCTGCTGCTACTGCCGATTCGTCTCCAAAACCAATTGGAGTTGATGATTGCAAGCAAGATTAA
- the LOC125211901 gene encoding uncharacterized protein LOC125211901 isoform X2: protein MVCIACLLPLFLVPIVNLLPVIFDLIMAKVYGLFGWEYRKPARPPAACPIRPSAAKTAANGSNT from the exons ATG GTTTGCATTGCGTGTTTATTGCCGTTGTTTCTCGTCCCAATCGTCAATTTATTGCCGGTCATCTTCGATTTGATCATG GCGAAGGTTTACGGATTGTTTGGGTGGGAGTATCGGAAGCCGGCGAGACCTCCGGCGGCTTGCCCTATTAGACCCTCCGCCGCCAAAACTGCCGCCAACGGCTCA AACACTTAA